The Lathyrus oleraceus cultivar Zhongwan6 chromosome 5, CAAS_Psat_ZW6_1.0, whole genome shotgun sequence genome includes the window aacaaaaggtttgatGAGTTGATATTGATTTTAGGTTTTGAAAAGATATTGTTCTTGACTTCagattgcactaaagactatgggtAAAAGTGATTATCTCGAACTACCAAGCCAAACATCTTGTGTTCAAAATACTCAGAACGAGTGCAGGAAAGCTCCATTCTCATCCCTTCTctaccacttaaggctcgtgacatACAATTCTAATCGTATCGTATtatattttgaatttgatttgagaaaataccgcttgacgttggatcaagggtttgtttattaTTTATGAAATAGTGACGATCCTAAATCCTAAGGTTGGCTAACAAGCAACAACAAGACAAAGGAAAGCAAGTAAAAAGTACATAAAAATGGGGAGagagatacatgaaaaatacaAGGTATTTGTGCAAGAAATAAAGGGTCCCATTTTAAGGTAGCAtaagagaaagccttgtgtgtgcatTATGTCCTAAGTTAATAATTGGATAATGGAACTACAAAGCATGTATCTCTAAGGCAATGCCATGAATGCTCTCCATTCTTGCAATAAAAGATTACAAGTCCTCCGAAACTCCAAGTTGCATAGTTCAATCACAAAAGTCCAAGTCCAAATGCAAGGGTACTAACAAGTCCTCTAAGTCTCCAAGATTAGGTCCATATTGTCCATAATACTCAATGTCTAATGCTAAGGTCAAACATCAAGTCCATAATTCAACAGTCCTCAAATTAAGTCTTTTTAGTCTTttccattttatcatgtttttgttcaTTTTAGATTGAATAACAAAATAAATCAATAATGGTGAAGAATGGTGATGAAGAATGAGAATTAtagtaaataaagtaaagaaataaattgcaagaatttAAATGTTAGAAATTAGGTGCGTAATGTAAATGTTAGGAGCgtaatataaatgttagaagttagaTGTTAGGAGTCAATTTAAAATGGAACCGATTACTTGAGATTATCTGTCCACAAATCAAATGACTCAAAATATGGCGTATCAAGGGACAACCTATCAATGATTCAAAGTATCGAAAATGATCCAATGATCATTTATCAATAAGTTTGAATCAATGAAGATTAAATTAACCAAAAtgtccatctatcaatgatttgaagtATGGAAGATGTATAAATAAAGATATCAAAACAAAGTCAAAAGAAGAGAAAGTTAATGGTTAAATGGTTAGAGATCAAGACTCATCAAGCTTGCACATAGAAATGAGACTACAAACTAAACCACAAAACAAATgttcaaaaataaaaataaaattgcaAACAAAATAAAATGATATTAAACTCATGTAGTGCAATATGACGAAGCAATTATTAAAAGCACATGACAGAATAACAGACGAAAATATAATCCAAAATGTTGaatgaaaataagaaaataaacaaaataattgaaaaaaaaaaaggGGTATATCACTGAAATTGGTGGTGGAAAGAGGAAATGGGCGCTGAAACCCAATCCAAGGCCCATTGGCCTTGGTCCTCACAGAATGAGGGTGTAGTGGACTCTTGCATGGTGCAAGCAAGCAATCACATGAGCCTTAGCCCAATCTGCTTACCAAAGGAGATCCAATCTCTTCCACCACGTGCCAAATCATCTCCATCATAGTTCAAACATTCCATCCACTTGCCGTGACCGGAGAGTCAGCCTCCGTCGTGCCAGAGCTCATCATCGACGGCGGCGAAGCTCCAAACATGAACCATCAGAAACCAAAACAATCGTCTCCACCTCGTGGACCCGAATCCCTTATCCAAATAAATCAAGTCTAAACCTACTAATCGAATTGCATCCAATTGTGTAAGAACCCTAAGTTGATTTTCCAGAAATTAAATGTTCAGTGATGGAGATTAAAGGTTAACAGGTTAGGGCTTGGATCTCCTAACCTGACACTACATCATGATAACCAGATCAAAGTGGGAACAAAGGTTTGAATAAAATACCTGTCGGAGACGACGATGGAGGTGGCGGCAACAGTAATGAGATTCTCAGGTATGCTCCAATGCTCTTCTAATTCCACTTTATTCCTTCTTCGTATTCTTCTTCTGTCCAATGCCTTGTTCTTccacttcttctttaatttctTGCTCTTACTTAGAATGGAGATATTGAGTTTTGTGAGTGTGCCCAGAATGTGTTAGAAAGCCATCCTTCCTCCCTAATGATTGGCAATGATTGCCTCATTTATAGAGCAATCCAAGGGGGTAGTTTAGGGAATTGAATCTGAGTTGTTAGATCATGATTTATCCAGCTGGAAATTAAGTGAATTTCTGGAAATGAAATTTGAGCTATAATATGGAATTAGGTCACGTGGCATTTAGCTGTGCACATGATTTATTCCCTTTAATTCATTTGCAACTGATTTTCCATTTAGCTTTGGATATTTGAACTGAATTGCATCAAATTGGTTAGTATATGTTATTGGTTCGGTTTACACTCCTACTAGGTCTCGACCTGTTTTGCTTTTGGTTAGCAAAAAAAGAGTAGTTGGAAATGGTTTGTTCTCGTTGTGTGACATGTCATGTATGAGAAACTTGGTTGCTAATTATGCTCGGACTGTTATGATTAATTTGGAAGTTGAAACAGCTATGCTATAGTGATTTTTGTCAAGATTAGCTTCTTAACTAGTTGAACTTTTGTTTAATCAAATGAATGTGTTGTAATGCTCAGGACAAAATGCAACGACACAAAATTGAATTGCAATTTCAGCATGCTAGTGAAATATGAATGCATTATTAGTAATTGAGAATTGATGATCATTAGTCAGGACTTGCTAAGGATGGTTGTGAGTAGTCAATTAGCATTGTTTAGGTTAGTTTAAATTCTGAATGATTGTTGTTAGCTAACTTTATTAGTGATTCACTTGTTATATCAATGCTATTTTGTTATGTTATCATAGCTTGTTAAGTTGTAGTTTGAAACAACATGGAGTTAGTGAATGTTAATCATTGCATGCCATGGTTTATGTTTATGTTGCTTAGCATGGTCTGCAAGGTTTGTGTATGATGCACAAGTTTTATCCATGATTGTTGTTGTGAATCGATGCAATGGCTTGTGGTTTGGATTTTTCTGCTGCAATTTTGTTGTTATGCCTTATTAGAACCAGCTTGTGATGACTTGAATTGATTGCCATTGCTTGATGTATTTTGTGGGATGGATGAGGTCTTGTCTTGCAGCCCTGGGAGTCAGTTTGCAGGTACATGTTTATGGCTGCATGATGTCTATAAATGTTGATATGGCTAGACTGTTTTGCACCGTCTTGGCTTATTCGCATTGTTCTGAATTTGGTTGCACAGGTTTACAACATGATGATATTGTGCAGACCTTGGTTTCATGTGACTTTACAGGGTCATATTGTGTTGCAAGTACTTCTGAAATGCATACTGATTGCAGTATAGTGGCTTGGCCCTTTAGCTTTATGCTTAACTGCTAGTTCTTGACTGATGCGGTAAGTGTTTGTTGACAGCTTTGCAAGGAAATTCCATAATGCCTTGACTTATTCATGTAAATGTTGGATTGTACATGGTAGTTTCCACATTATGACTTGCTTTATGTTGTGAATGATCCCATTGTTTTCCACTAGGTCCCTTGCTCATGGTTAGGCACATGGGGTGGGCAAAGATTACATGCCACCAAAGGTTAAGTTTTGGATAGTCATGGTGCACAAGGTGAAACTTCAAGACCAAGGATCACAATTCAAGATTAAGAGGATGATTAGAATTGACATTGGGATTTTTAGGGcttgggttgactttggtcaaagttgaccaaaaagtcagcagttgaccaaagtcaacatgTGGTCAAACTTCCATTTTCTTGTAAACTTTCCAATGCTTGAGTGAATTGAGAttgaaatgaatgaatttgatGATTATGGCCATGCCTTGAATTGAAATGTACCCATTGAATTTTATGTAAACTTGACCTTTGAACTAAATGGATTTGATATGAACTAAATGATGAATGGATGCAATGATGAACTTGGTGAATCAATGAATATGGTTTGCAACTCGGATAACATCAAGACTTGAAATGAATTGACACTTGAAATGACTGAATCATTAGCATGACTCAAAGGACATAACCATAACTTGACTGACCAATGACAAGTAGGAAACAAAGATCTTGGCAAGGACCAAGAGGCACAATGAATTAGGACCTAATCAGGCGTTCATGGACCAAGCACCAATGGCAATGACAATGGCATGGAGTGGACTTGAATAACATTGACCAAATGAAACCAAGCAAAGTATGAACCATGTACTTGAAGAGACCAGATGAACTAGCACAACATGTACTTAGGCCAAAACCAAAGGACACAATCATAAGATGCACATGTGGGAGTATGAGGCATATGGGATCAATAGCAAGAGGATACACATGCATGAACTATGCATAAGAGGTTGGGTGAAACTTAGCCAAGCTATAGAACCAAATCACAATGGCATGAAGGATAAAATCAGGGTTATGAACCTACATGATGGCATGGGATATGATTATGGTTTAGGGACATCTTGATCAAGTAGGGATCCCCCAACTAGGGTTTTTCTTCCTCAAGAAGCCACAGTTGACACACCAATTATGGGCACAATACCCAAGCATCAAGGGCCATCTCCAAGTTAGGGTTTGATTTGGGGCCACCCCAAGTTGCTGAGAAACCCTAGTTTCTACTAGGTGAAATCACAAAGCCATGAATCCAAGTCACATGTCTTCTTGTGTTGAACCATGGTTATGTAGATGAAATGAATGCTTATGATGATATGAAAATGATTAGGTTTAGTGACCTATATGATCATTGTGAAGGGTAAGGTgaattttggggtacgacagtCATCCACCGGATCCCCTtactatttttattattattacctCCACCCCATAAGAACGAATTAAGCATTTTCTCAATATCTTTTACTACCTCTTCAGGTATTATGAAAATACTCATAATGTAGGCCGACATAGATTGCAAGACTGACTTAATCATCACTTATTTCTCTACCTTGGATAAAGATTTACCTCTCTATGAGTTTATTTTCTTCCAGATATGATCCTTAATAAATGCAAGCGTAACTTTTATACTCCTTCAAATCATAGACGGTAATCCCAAGTGCGTCCTTGTGCCCAAAACAGGACGAACACCCGTGATACGAGTAAGATCCTCTTGAGCAGGCTTACTCAAGTTGCGGCTAAAGAACACTTATGATTTTGTCATATTAATTTCCTGGCCTGAAGCATCAATATAAGTATTAAGTAACTGCATAAGATGGCGCACCTCAGATAAATTGGACCTGCAAAACAAAAAACAACCATCAACAAAGAGCAGGTGGGACACACTAGGTGCCCCTCTACATATCTGGATCCCATAAATGTCGTTACTAGTCACTTCCCCTTTGATTAGGGTTGAAAGACCTTTTGATATAAGAATAAACAGGTAAGGGATAGTGAGTCCCCCGCACCAATCCTCTTTCTGGTTTAATAGGTCTAACATTATCCGAATTAACTAGAACAAAATAATTCACTAACGTAACACACATCATCACCCAGTGGATCGACTTATCCGCAAAAATCCATCTTTTTAAGCATTTCTCTCAGGAAACCCCAATCAACTCTATCATACACCTTACTAATGTCAAATTTGAGGGCCAACTATGCAACATTTCCTTGAGTCTTTCTCTTAAGAGCATGAATGACCTCAATTGCAATCATAGCATTATCAATAATGAATCGACCTTCCACAAACGTCGATTGTTCCTTCGACACACACTTCGACAAGCACTTTCTCCTCCTATTCGCCATCATCTTAGAAAACAATTTATAGACCATATTGCATAACAAAATAGGCCGCAAATCATTCCTATTACGAGGTTTAATACACTTAGGAATCAAACAGATATTCGTTTCGCTAAGTGCCGGTGGAAAGGAACCCATATCCAACCAATGCTTGACCGCCTCAAATATATCATCAATGCATGTACCCCATAATTTTTGGTAAAATGTCGGATTAAAATCTTCTGGACCTGGAGACTTGTCGGGGTGCATTTCCGGTATTGCCTCATGTAACTCTTCCTTCGAAACCGGTCTCAACAATCTCACAGTAAAGAGATTTTTAAAGTAGTTCTTCACAATCTCGCACATTCCCTCTTGGTGTCTAATCTCTTCCTCGTCTCCATTCTTGATCATGTCAATTTTCTGATAGCTTCTCCTTACTGTGGCTGAGAGGTGGAAGAATTTAGTGTTAAGATCCCCAGCTCGCAGCCAGTGCATTTTCGCTCACTGTTTCCAATAGGTGTCTTCTTTAATTACCAACTTATTATATTCTCTTTGAGCCTCCAGAAAACGCATAGCTGCAGCCATGTCATGATTGCCTCAGAAGTTTTCAATTGTCTCCTTATGCACAGCTAATTCCTCGTTCTGCTTCCTATTCAGAACCTTATTCCAATTCTCCAATTCTTTCGAATATGCAGCTATACGACGAACTACATCATGAGTTTCGCCATGTATCCATCATTGTTGCACAATATCCTCAATACCTTCTTCCTTCAACCCAACGTTTTCGAACCTAAACCAAAACTTTCTGCTACTGCGTTTGACAGGGTCACAACAAAGAAGTATAGAACTATGGTCCGAGTGAATGGCAAGAAGATTGACGAAGGAATATGGTGTCTTCAAATAATGACACAGAGGGAATATGTGTTTTTTTATAATAGTTTTTTAATTAGGGAAAATGAGTATTAACTATTTAAAAGTGAGAATAACAAATACTTTTATTTAGAGAAGAATAGATGTTAAAGTTTTGAAGAAGCATACTTTGAACCACACTTCTGACCAAGTGCACTCTTCCAGCAAGAGAGAGAAGATAAGCATTCCAAGCTGAGAGTTTTGACTTAACCATGTTAGCAATTGATTGAAAATAATGGAAGAGTTGCAATGTTAAACCCTAGCAATTGATTGAAAATAATGGAAGAGTTACAAAGCCACTAGAATCATGAGCACTGTCTTTATGCAGTGCAAAGAAAACATTATAAACGTCTTCACTAAAGAGTAGCATGGTCAACATATTGTTTACATTACCAAAGATCATTGACCTCTCATGTCTCATTATCCATTCTATCATACTCTACTTGATTAGGGAGTTGAGTGGCATCTAAAATCATATATAGATTTTCTAAACTTTGTTCATCTACAATAGAGAAATAGATGCCACATAGTTAAGTTATTACTAAGAACATCCAAGTTCTATTGATCAATGTCAAACTTGATTGAGTCATAGTTTCTTCACTCACACAATCCTTTCCATAGTGGCAGATATTCTTATAGGCCTTACTTGCCTCAAAACCAACCACCTCGGCATCTTTCCTATAATTCTATTTTTGCATAAATAATTTCTTTGGTGTAGGACCAAATCTTTTCTTAGGAACCTCAACTTTCTCTTAGTTCTCAAAAGCTTTGAGTATCTTGCAAATTTCCACAAAAATGTTCGGTACATTTGCAATTAGTACAATAGTCACGTAGGTTCTTGATGACTATATAGGGTATTTGGTGTCATTTTTAATACATCTTTGTATACTTTATTATATATTTTCATTACTTTGTAACTCGTAATATATTTTATATACTAACTAGTCAAAGATCCGTTCATCGCGTGATGATGATTATTAGTTCGAAAGTATAATAGATGGATAGATAATAATTGTGAATCAATATATTTATAATTGATAGAGTGGACCATATTCAAAATACATAAAAACTTAAAACTTgaaaacaatttaaaatatttaGTAAATAAAAACAAAGATAATTTGGAGATTGTACAACAACTTGTTCAGAAGTATGCATAACAAAATCATGTATAATATCATCGTTGAGCAAGGAATATGTACACCAGATAAGAGAATAAACTACAACCTTCTTATGCAATCAACAAATATATATGTGACTACACATGGGTACATGTGGCGTTTTATGACTCGGAAAAATAGTGTACTTTGACTCGATTTACATGTGTTCTAGTGTCATTTTTATGTCTTTTTGTAGCTTTATATTGGTAGTGTGTATGTTTCAGGTACTTAGTGGTTCGAAGCTTTCGTACAATAAAATGATAAAAAATGACGAAAACTGAGAGAAAAAACATGGTTTTTGCTATCATGACGATCATCTTGACTGTCATGACGCTCGCCACCTATCTGGAGGGAAATTGTTATGAAAAGGCAATGAAATGGAGGAGTTTTTACTAAGCTGGACGACACATCATGAAGAAGACGACCATCACCTACCTAACGGATGGTCTGTCATGGTCATGACGCCCGTCATGGTCCCTCAGTCTAGAAAATTCGTCATCTTTAAGAAGTAGACCTTATAAGACTCATAAAAACTATCCAAGCTTTGTATTAGTCAGAAATTTTATCGTGTAAAAGTGATAATTGTTCACGTTGAGTGGTTATTACAAATTTTAGTTCTAAGTTTGGAACAATCAGTTTGTCATTGTGAACCAGCTTTTTTAATCTTGCCGTCATAGATTTTCTACAATTTATTTCAAATTTCTCTGTATCAGATTCAAGTCTCCTTTCTAAGCAGTTGATTATTATATTGCAGTTTTATTATTCAGGTTCCTATTTTCTTCTATTTTTACTTTATAGTCGGTGTCCATGTGTGTATACTTTAATGTTTATTATTTCAAATATGGACATGAATAAATCCATTATGTTTAGTTATTTCACCAAGCTAGCTTAAATTAGTCAAGTCCGGAATGTGAGGACCGTCGTATTGATGGTGCTCTAACAAGTcataaaattaatttttataattaGAATTGTTTTTGTGTCATAAATAAATTATGTTTTCATAATTAAAGTTTGCTGCGAAAGAAGACAATGGTGATACCGATTTCAATTCGAAAGAGTGAAACCTTTATCTGattataaaaaaaatagtaattGATTCTAAACACTGCCAAAACATTTTTTTGACTAATTAGGAAAAATCTAGTTCTCAAAAATGTGATTTTAAGAGTATAAGCAGACACACGAAAGCAGGCGTTTATACGCTTAAaattgttgaattgtaattttGTGTCAAAACAGTATTTTTGACAGAGTTTGTTGTTGTCGAAATATTGTGTGTCAAAATTGTGTGAGTGTCGAAGTGTCTTGGAGTTAGCTTCGACATAGATTTGTTTTCAAACCTAAATATTTAGTGTTGGTAGAGGATTCACAAAAGAAGGAAGTTTGCCAGGGAAGACAAATAGGAAGAATGAAAATGCCAGAGGTTTGAAATCAAAGTAAAGTTAAGTGTTAACCTAACACGGTGATGTAATAAGTGTTTCTTTCTTTGAGTTGAAGAAATTCGGGAGcaaatttcaatttaagggggaGAGAATGTAATATCTCATATACCCTTAAGTGCCCTAAAAATCGTCAGTTGGAACCAATAGAGTAATCAATGGACTCAGAAGAGATCAATTCTTATTAAAAGAGACTGACCtttattaataagtacaagatTGAGCATTTTtgtaacattaataattggtcaattaGTAGTAGAAGGTCAATTGTGAGAATTTGTATGGATTCAATCAATTGTCCCATTTAGTCAATCAATTTACATGAATAATTCtttgaaaaatgaaaattatGGCACCAGTGGGGGTTGAACCCCGAATTCAATAACTGAGATTATCATCTCACCCCGATATTGTTGTTGCTTTTCAGATGTTGTTTGTAGGTTATATATATGCGGGGAGTTGCGCGTTGATGTTTTAAGGGATGCTGATTATTGTGATCTTCCGTTGTGTAATTATGTACAATGAAGATATTAgacatagttcttagattttatttttttactttaTTGTATAACATATGTCATTGATGTATTTAGTTGGACATGTGTAGATAATGATGTCATTGGGCACTTATGTTGGGTAAGTATAAAAAAgtaacacttgtatgatattattcaAGATATATATTATACGAGTTGTTACATTGCAGTCCTAGACATAAACCCTCATCTCTATTCTGATCAAACATTTGTTCAAACCAACATTTGTCCTACTCCTCTAATGAATTGTTTCTGCAGTTTGAAAGTGAGGTTGTTGCCAGAATGAACATTCTCACTGAAGTTTGCACTTCTAATGCAAACCTCTATGAAGTGTGTACTATGTGTAACAACTTCAGAAGATGGATTGACTTCAGCTCTAGGAAGTTGGAATGTATGTGCCTAAAATATGCTCAAAGGAAATTCCATGCCAAATTCTCTGGTATTGTTGAACCCTTGCTTCAGAAGGTTTCTCCAACACTTCTTCTTCCTATACCATAAGTGATTCCTCCTCCTTAACCTGAACATATGACTTTGGCTACTTTTGAGAAGAATCGTGAAGTTGGAAATGGTTATGGAGTTAAGAAAACTTTGGTGTTTGATGAAATCATTCTGAATAATTTAGAAGAGCTCAAGGCTGAGAATTCTTGCGGTTAAAGAAAGGTTGAACAGACAGGATGAGATGTTCAAGACTCAAGATGGAACAAACACCAAGATCGAAGGGATGCTTCATGCTATCTTATCAAAATTCCACCCCCTTCTTAAAAACCTAGTGTTTTTAAAACCTTGTTGTTTTCTAAGTTTCAAACATGATTATTTTAATGAAATAAAAGttatgtttatttttactttgtctttatcctttcttttttattgatgacaaaTGAGGAGAAGagtgattgattttgatataccTAATTCTGATTTTGATACCCAAACATGTTTTTAACATTATTTCTGACATTGGTAACTTTTCTGGGAACTTTGAATAAGTTCATCCTGT containing:
- the LOC127078927 gene encoding uncharacterized protein LOC127078927; this translates as MHWLRAGDLNTKFFHLSATVRRSYQKIDMIKNGDEEEIRHQEGMCEIVKNYFKNLFTVRLLRPVSKEELHEAIPEMHPDKSPGPEDFNPTFYQKLWGTCIDDIFEAVKHWLDMGSFPPALSETNICLIPKCIKPRNRNDLRPILLCNMVYKLFSKMMANRRRKCLSKCVSKEQSTFVEGRFIIDNAMIAIEVIHALKRKTQGNVA